The following coding sequences lie in one Eptesicus fuscus isolate TK198812 chromosome 25, DD_ASM_mEF_20220401, whole genome shotgun sequence genomic window:
- the TTLL13 gene encoding tubulin polyglutamylase TTLL13 isoform X3 encodes MTYRLGEEREGGDAVRRAAQMCGLREAGEDEEWNVYWTDCSVSLERVMDMKRFQKINHFPGMTEICRKDLLARNLKRMQKIYPREYNIFPRTWCLPADYGDFHACGRQRKTRTFICKPDSGCQGRGIFITRNPREIKIGEHMICQQYISKPFLIDGFKFDMRIYVLLTSCDPLRIFMYEEGLARFATMPYVEPNHSNLDEVCMHLTNYAINKHNENFVQDDAVGSKRKLSTLNAWLREHSYDPREMWGDIEDIIIKTIISAHSILRHNYRTCFPQHLSGGTCACFEILGFDILLDHKLKPWLLEVNHSPSFTTDSRLDREVKDALLLDAMILANLRGCDKRKVMEEEKRRVKVRLFHCHQELREARREQTELSQAALLDQECYEDSHLGGYRRIYPGPDTEKYAPFFKHSGSLFQETAASKAREECARQQREEIRLKQKQREVLESKKRKENKEQSQGESAGEKRRPRPRLQGFSTHLAYGNRKREQKLLPGHLDTTQPQEIVEEEELERLNALLRRENLIRSLGIVEQITSIVQASQQSQKKLPEYRPRSHQDGLSSQELPSLSLFPVVLLRGAYREQGPPHFLHVVQPELIPRILGPLPSHPALLPQSGCYLQPRTFNWTRDPANYGPCSLSLKKSGRRCFPMSRFRLNSQGQASRRLEAINRAMAGSVPSSLTPKQGYFLQRERVVSSPWTECTLPSVVNSEHRAAKAQDLPLCPTSASLTQSATALLDIGHHRMPPSSSWKSLAQEPRLHQAQHVRHQEFFHTPRLFSDQKRLKSEGRGARAGHALVSALQT; translated from the exons ATGACTTACAGgttgggagaagaaagagaaggcgGAGATGCAG tgCGTCGCGCAGCCCAAATGTGCGGCCTGAGGGAGGCGGGGGAAGACGAGGAGTGGAACGTGTACTGGACGGACTGCTCCGTGTCCCTGGAACGCGTCATGGACATGAAGAGGTTTCAG AAAATCAACCACTTCCCTGGCATGACGGAAATCTGCCGCAAAGACCTGCTGGCCCGGAACCTGAAGCGCATGCAGAAAATCTACCCCCGGGAGTACAACATCTTCCCCCGCACCTGGTGCCTCCCCGCCGA CTACGGGGACTTCCATGCCTGCGGTCGTCAGCGGAAAACCCGAACGTTTATCTGCAAGCCGGACAGTGGCTGTCAGGGCCGCGGCATCTTCATCACCCGAAACCCCCGGGAGATCAAGATCGGAGAGCATATGATCTGCCAGCAGTACATCTCCAAG CCCTTCCTCATCGACGGCTTCAAGTTCGACATGCGCATCTACGTCCTGCTCACGTCCTGCGACCCGCTGCGGATCTTCATGTACGAGGAGGGCCTGGCCCGCTTCGCCACCATGCCCTACGTGGAGCCCAACCACAGCAACCTG GATGAAGTCTGCATGCACCTGACCAACTACGCCATCAACAAACACAACGAGAACTTTGTCCAGGACGATGCTGTGGGCAGTAAGAG GAAGCTGTCGACGCTCAATGCCTGGTTGCGAGAACACAGCTACGACCCCCGAGAGATGTGGGGGGACATCGAGGACATCATCATCAAAACCATCATCTCGGCCCATTCTATCCTCCGCCACAACTACCGCACCTGCTTCCCCCAACACCTGAGTGGAGGTACTTGTGCCTGTTTTGAGATCCTTGGTTTTGACATCTTGCTGGACCACAAGCTGAAGCCCTGGCTGCTGGAG GTAAACCACTCTCCAAGCTTCACCACGGACTCGCGTCTGGACCGAGAAGTGAAGGACGCCCTCCTCTTAGATGCCATGATCCTTGCCAACCTCCGGGGCTGTGACAAGAGGAAGGTGATGGAGGAAGAGAAGCGGCGAGTCAAAGTGCGGCTTTTCCACTGCCACCAAGAGCTACGGGAGGCCAG GCGAGAACAAACGGAGCTGTCCCAGGCAGCACTGCTGGACCAGGAATGCTACGAGGACTCCCACCTGGGGGGGTACCGCAGGATCTACCCGGGGCCTGACACAGAGAAGTATGCACCCTTCTTTAAGCACAGCGGCTCCCTCTTCCAGGAGACGGCCGCCTCCAAGGCCAGAGAGGAGTGCGCCAG GCAGCAGCGGGAAGAGATCCGCCTTAAGCAGAAGCAGCGGGAGGTCTTAGAGTCCAAGAAGCGGAAGGAAAACAAGGAGCAGAGCCAGGGGGAGTCGGCAGGGGAGAAGAGGCGGCCCAGACCCAGGCTCCAGGGCTTTTCCACCCACTTGGCTTACGGGAACCGGAAACGGGAGCAAAAG CTGCTTCCGGGACACCTGgacaccacgcagcctcaggaaattgtggaagaggaggagctggagcGGCTGAATGCCCTGCTGCGGAGGGAGAATCTCATCCGGAGCCTGGGCATTGTAGAGCAGATCACCAGCATCGTGCAGGCCAGCCAGCAGAGCCAGAAAAAACTGCCTGAGTATCGG CCTAGATCGCACCAGGATGGGCTGAGCAGTCAAGAGCTGCCGTCTCTGAGTCTGTTCCCGGTGGTCCTCCTGAGAGGGGCCTACAGAGAGCAGGGCCCCCCTCACTTCCTGCATGTCGTCCAGCCCGAGCTGATCCCCAGGATCCTAGGGCCACTGCCAAGCcatcctgccctcctgccccagtcCGGGTGCTACCTCCAGCCCAGGACCTTCAACTGGACCAGAGACCCAGCCAACTATGGCCCCTGTTCGTTGTCGCTGAAGAAATCCGGAAGGCGCTGCTTTCCCATGTCCAGATTCAGGCTTAACAGCC aaggccaggccagcagaaggcTAGAAGCCATAAACAGAGCCATGGCCGGATCAGTGCCCTCCTCTTTAACCCCAAAGCAGGGCTATTTTCTGCAACGGGAAAGAGTGGTAAGTAGCCCCTGGACTGAATGCACCTTGCCCTCCGTGGTCAATTCCGAACACAGGGCAGCCAAGGCCCAGGACCTCCCCCTCTGCCCTACCTCCGCATCCCTGACGCAGAGCGCCACTGCACTCCTGGACATCGGCCACCACAG AATGCCACCGAGCTCGAGTTGGAAAAGCCTTGCCCAGGAGCCCCGTCTGCATCAGGCCCAACACGTCAGACACCAAGAATTCTTCCATACCCCAAGATTATTTTCGGATCAGAAAAGACTAAAAAGTGAAGGAAGAGGTGCCAGGGCCGGCCATGCACTCGTCTCCGCCCTTCAAACCTGA
- the TTLL13 gene encoding tubulin polyglutamylase TTLL13 isoform X1 gives MEPNPSKTSESEEDSVEEEESEEECDNGEVTISPNPTQQTLSKADSEVALSIVATKIPKAVLAPAALDDLQVGRRKRRRRCRSLAINLTNCRYESVRRAAQMCGLREAGEDEEWNVYWTDCSVSLERVMDMKRFQKINHFPGMTEICRKDLLARNLKRMQKIYPREYNIFPRTWCLPADYGDFHACGRQRKTRTFICKPDSGCQGRGIFITRNPREIKIGEHMICQQYISKPFLIDGFKFDMRIYVLLTSCDPLRIFMYEEGLARFATMPYVEPNHSNLDEVCMHLTNYAINKHNENFVQDDAVGSKRKLSTLNAWLREHSYDPREMWGDIEDIIIKTIISAHSILRHNYRTCFPQHLSGGTCACFEILGFDILLDHKLKPWLLEVNHSPSFTTDSRLDREVKDALLLDAMILANLRGCDKRKVMEEEKRRVKVRLFHCHQELREARREQTELSQAALLDQECYEDSHLGGYRRIYPGPDTEKYAPFFKHSGSLFQETAASKAREECARQQREEIRLKQKQREVLESKKRKENKEQSQGESAGEKRRPRPRLQGFSTHLAYGNRKREQKLLPGHLDTTQPQEIVEEEELERLNALLRRENLIRSLGIVEQITSIVQASQQSQKKLPEYRPRSHQDGLSSQELPSLSLFPVVLLRGAYREQGPPHFLHVVQPELIPRILGPLPSHPALLPQSGCYLQPRTFNWTRDPANYGPCSLSLKKSGRRCFPMSRFRLNSQGQASRRLEAINRAMAGSVPSSLTPKQGYFLQRERVVSSPWTECTLPSVVNSEHRAAKAQDLPLCPTSASLTQSATALLDIGHHRMPPSSSWKSLAQEPRLHQAQHVRHQEFFHTPRLFSDQKRLKSEGRGARAGHALVSALQT, from the exons ATGGAGCCAAATCCCTCCAAGACCAGTGAGTCAGAGGAAGACTCTGTTGAAGAAGAGGAATCCGAGGAGGAGTGTGATAACGGGGAAGTTACCATCTCTCCTAACCCCACGCAGCAGACCCTCTCGAAGGCTGACAGTGAGGTCGCCTTATCCATTGTGGCCACGAAAATTCCAAAAGCAGTCCTAGCCCCAGCTGCCTTAGATGACTTACAGgttgggagaagaaagagaaggcgGAGATGCAG atCCCTGGCCATCAACCTGACCAACTGCAGATATGAGAGTG tgCGTCGCGCAGCCCAAATGTGCGGCCTGAGGGAGGCGGGGGAAGACGAGGAGTGGAACGTGTACTGGACGGACTGCTCCGTGTCCCTGGAACGCGTCATGGACATGAAGAGGTTTCAG AAAATCAACCACTTCCCTGGCATGACGGAAATCTGCCGCAAAGACCTGCTGGCCCGGAACCTGAAGCGCATGCAGAAAATCTACCCCCGGGAGTACAACATCTTCCCCCGCACCTGGTGCCTCCCCGCCGA CTACGGGGACTTCCATGCCTGCGGTCGTCAGCGGAAAACCCGAACGTTTATCTGCAAGCCGGACAGTGGCTGTCAGGGCCGCGGCATCTTCATCACCCGAAACCCCCGGGAGATCAAGATCGGAGAGCATATGATCTGCCAGCAGTACATCTCCAAG CCCTTCCTCATCGACGGCTTCAAGTTCGACATGCGCATCTACGTCCTGCTCACGTCCTGCGACCCGCTGCGGATCTTCATGTACGAGGAGGGCCTGGCCCGCTTCGCCACCATGCCCTACGTGGAGCCCAACCACAGCAACCTG GATGAAGTCTGCATGCACCTGACCAACTACGCCATCAACAAACACAACGAGAACTTTGTCCAGGACGATGCTGTGGGCAGTAAGAG GAAGCTGTCGACGCTCAATGCCTGGTTGCGAGAACACAGCTACGACCCCCGAGAGATGTGGGGGGACATCGAGGACATCATCATCAAAACCATCATCTCGGCCCATTCTATCCTCCGCCACAACTACCGCACCTGCTTCCCCCAACACCTGAGTGGAGGTACTTGTGCCTGTTTTGAGATCCTTGGTTTTGACATCTTGCTGGACCACAAGCTGAAGCCCTGGCTGCTGGAG GTAAACCACTCTCCAAGCTTCACCACGGACTCGCGTCTGGACCGAGAAGTGAAGGACGCCCTCCTCTTAGATGCCATGATCCTTGCCAACCTCCGGGGCTGTGACAAGAGGAAGGTGATGGAGGAAGAGAAGCGGCGAGTCAAAGTGCGGCTTTTCCACTGCCACCAAGAGCTACGGGAGGCCAG GCGAGAACAAACGGAGCTGTCCCAGGCAGCACTGCTGGACCAGGAATGCTACGAGGACTCCCACCTGGGGGGGTACCGCAGGATCTACCCGGGGCCTGACACAGAGAAGTATGCACCCTTCTTTAAGCACAGCGGCTCCCTCTTCCAGGAGACGGCCGCCTCCAAGGCCAGAGAGGAGTGCGCCAG GCAGCAGCGGGAAGAGATCCGCCTTAAGCAGAAGCAGCGGGAGGTCTTAGAGTCCAAGAAGCGGAAGGAAAACAAGGAGCAGAGCCAGGGGGAGTCGGCAGGGGAGAAGAGGCGGCCCAGACCCAGGCTCCAGGGCTTTTCCACCCACTTGGCTTACGGGAACCGGAAACGGGAGCAAAAG CTGCTTCCGGGACACCTGgacaccacgcagcctcaggaaattgtggaagaggaggagctggagcGGCTGAATGCCCTGCTGCGGAGGGAGAATCTCATCCGGAGCCTGGGCATTGTAGAGCAGATCACCAGCATCGTGCAGGCCAGCCAGCAGAGCCAGAAAAAACTGCCTGAGTATCGG CCTAGATCGCACCAGGATGGGCTGAGCAGTCAAGAGCTGCCGTCTCTGAGTCTGTTCCCGGTGGTCCTCCTGAGAGGGGCCTACAGAGAGCAGGGCCCCCCTCACTTCCTGCATGTCGTCCAGCCCGAGCTGATCCCCAGGATCCTAGGGCCACTGCCAAGCcatcctgccctcctgccccagtcCGGGTGCTACCTCCAGCCCAGGACCTTCAACTGGACCAGAGACCCAGCCAACTATGGCCCCTGTTCGTTGTCGCTGAAGAAATCCGGAAGGCGCTGCTTTCCCATGTCCAGATTCAGGCTTAACAGCC aaggccaggccagcagaaggcTAGAAGCCATAAACAGAGCCATGGCCGGATCAGTGCCCTCCTCTTTAACCCCAAAGCAGGGCTATTTTCTGCAACGGGAAAGAGTGGTAAGTAGCCCCTGGACTGAATGCACCTTGCCCTCCGTGGTCAATTCCGAACACAGGGCAGCCAAGGCCCAGGACCTCCCCCTCTGCCCTACCTCCGCATCCCTGACGCAGAGCGCCACTGCACTCCTGGACATCGGCCACCACAG AATGCCACCGAGCTCGAGTTGGAAAAGCCTTGCCCAGGAGCCCCGTCTGCATCAGGCCCAACACGTCAGACACCAAGAATTCTTCCATACCCCAAGATTATTTTCGGATCAGAAAAGACTAAAAAGTGAAGGAAGAGGTGCCAGGGCCGGCCATGCACTCGTCTCCGCCCTTCAAACCTGA
- the TTLL13 gene encoding tubulin polyglutamylase TTLL13 isoform X2 — protein sequence MEPNPSKTSESEEDSVEEEESEEECDNGEVTISPNPTQQTLSKADSEVALSIVATKIPKAVLAPAALDDLQVGRRKRRRRCRSLAINLTNCRYESVRRAAQMCGLREAGEDEEWNVYWTDCSVSLERVMDMKRFQKINHFPGMTEICRKDLLARNLKRMQKIYPREYNIFPRTWCLPADYGDFHACGRQRKTRTFICKPDSGCQGRGIFITRNPREIKIGEHMICQQYISKPFLIDGFKFDMRIYVLLTSCDPLRIFMYEEGLARFATMPYVEPNHSNLDEVCMHLTNYAINKHNENFVQDDAVGSKRKLSTLNAWLREHSYDPREMWGDIEDIIIKTIISAHSILRHNYRTCFPQHLSGGTCACFEILGFDILLDHKLKPWLLEVNHSPSFTTDSRLDREVKDALLLDAMILANLRGCDKRKVMEEEKRRVKVRLFHCHQELREARREQTELSQAALLDQECYEDSHLGGYRRIYPGPDTEKYAPFFKHSGSLFQETAASKAREECARQQREEIRLKQKQREVLESKKRKENKEQSQGESAGEKRRPRPRLQGFSTHLAYGNRKREQKLLPGHLDTTQPQEIVEEEELERLNALLRRENLIRSLGIVEQITSIVQASQQSQKKLPEYRPRSHQDGLSSQELPSLSLFPVVLLRGAYREQGPPHFLHVVQPELIPRILGPLPSHPALLPQSGCYLQPRTFNWTRDPANYGPCSLSLKKSGRRCFPMSRFRLNSRQASRRLEAINRAMAGSVPSSLTPKQGYFLQRERVVSSPWTECTLPSVVNSEHRAAKAQDLPLCPTSASLTQSATALLDIGHHRMPPSSSWKSLAQEPRLHQAQHVRHQEFFHTPRLFSDQKRLKSEGRGARAGHALVSALQT from the exons ATGGAGCCAAATCCCTCCAAGACCAGTGAGTCAGAGGAAGACTCTGTTGAAGAAGAGGAATCCGAGGAGGAGTGTGATAACGGGGAAGTTACCATCTCTCCTAACCCCACGCAGCAGACCCTCTCGAAGGCTGACAGTGAGGTCGCCTTATCCATTGTGGCCACGAAAATTCCAAAAGCAGTCCTAGCCCCAGCTGCCTTAGATGACTTACAGgttgggagaagaaagagaaggcgGAGATGCAG atCCCTGGCCATCAACCTGACCAACTGCAGATATGAGAGTG tgCGTCGCGCAGCCCAAATGTGCGGCCTGAGGGAGGCGGGGGAAGACGAGGAGTGGAACGTGTACTGGACGGACTGCTCCGTGTCCCTGGAACGCGTCATGGACATGAAGAGGTTTCAG AAAATCAACCACTTCCCTGGCATGACGGAAATCTGCCGCAAAGACCTGCTGGCCCGGAACCTGAAGCGCATGCAGAAAATCTACCCCCGGGAGTACAACATCTTCCCCCGCACCTGGTGCCTCCCCGCCGA CTACGGGGACTTCCATGCCTGCGGTCGTCAGCGGAAAACCCGAACGTTTATCTGCAAGCCGGACAGTGGCTGTCAGGGCCGCGGCATCTTCATCACCCGAAACCCCCGGGAGATCAAGATCGGAGAGCATATGATCTGCCAGCAGTACATCTCCAAG CCCTTCCTCATCGACGGCTTCAAGTTCGACATGCGCATCTACGTCCTGCTCACGTCCTGCGACCCGCTGCGGATCTTCATGTACGAGGAGGGCCTGGCCCGCTTCGCCACCATGCCCTACGTGGAGCCCAACCACAGCAACCTG GATGAAGTCTGCATGCACCTGACCAACTACGCCATCAACAAACACAACGAGAACTTTGTCCAGGACGATGCTGTGGGCAGTAAGAG GAAGCTGTCGACGCTCAATGCCTGGTTGCGAGAACACAGCTACGACCCCCGAGAGATGTGGGGGGACATCGAGGACATCATCATCAAAACCATCATCTCGGCCCATTCTATCCTCCGCCACAACTACCGCACCTGCTTCCCCCAACACCTGAGTGGAGGTACTTGTGCCTGTTTTGAGATCCTTGGTTTTGACATCTTGCTGGACCACAAGCTGAAGCCCTGGCTGCTGGAG GTAAACCACTCTCCAAGCTTCACCACGGACTCGCGTCTGGACCGAGAAGTGAAGGACGCCCTCCTCTTAGATGCCATGATCCTTGCCAACCTCCGGGGCTGTGACAAGAGGAAGGTGATGGAGGAAGAGAAGCGGCGAGTCAAAGTGCGGCTTTTCCACTGCCACCAAGAGCTACGGGAGGCCAG GCGAGAACAAACGGAGCTGTCCCAGGCAGCACTGCTGGACCAGGAATGCTACGAGGACTCCCACCTGGGGGGGTACCGCAGGATCTACCCGGGGCCTGACACAGAGAAGTATGCACCCTTCTTTAAGCACAGCGGCTCCCTCTTCCAGGAGACGGCCGCCTCCAAGGCCAGAGAGGAGTGCGCCAG GCAGCAGCGGGAAGAGATCCGCCTTAAGCAGAAGCAGCGGGAGGTCTTAGAGTCCAAGAAGCGGAAGGAAAACAAGGAGCAGAGCCAGGGGGAGTCGGCAGGGGAGAAGAGGCGGCCCAGACCCAGGCTCCAGGGCTTTTCCACCCACTTGGCTTACGGGAACCGGAAACGGGAGCAAAAG CTGCTTCCGGGACACCTGgacaccacgcagcctcaggaaattgtggaagaggaggagctggagcGGCTGAATGCCCTGCTGCGGAGGGAGAATCTCATCCGGAGCCTGGGCATTGTAGAGCAGATCACCAGCATCGTGCAGGCCAGCCAGCAGAGCCAGAAAAAACTGCCTGAGTATCGG CCTAGATCGCACCAGGATGGGCTGAGCAGTCAAGAGCTGCCGTCTCTGAGTCTGTTCCCGGTGGTCCTCCTGAGAGGGGCCTACAGAGAGCAGGGCCCCCCTCACTTCCTGCATGTCGTCCAGCCCGAGCTGATCCCCAGGATCCTAGGGCCACTGCCAAGCcatcctgccctcctgccccagtcCGGGTGCTACCTCCAGCCCAGGACCTTCAACTGGACCAGAGACCCAGCCAACTATGGCCCCTGTTCGTTGTCGCTGAAGAAATCCGGAAGGCGCTGCTTTCCCATGTCCAGATTCAGGCTTAACAGCC gccaggccagcagaaggcTAGAAGCCATAAACAGAGCCATGGCCGGATCAGTGCCCTCCTCTTTAACCCCAAAGCAGGGCTATTTTCTGCAACGGGAAAGAGTGGTAAGTAGCCCCTGGACTGAATGCACCTTGCCCTCCGTGGTCAATTCCGAACACAGGGCAGCCAAGGCCCAGGACCTCCCCCTCTGCCCTACCTCCGCATCCCTGACGCAGAGCGCCACTGCACTCCTGGACATCGGCCACCACAG AATGCCACCGAGCTCGAGTTGGAAAAGCCTTGCCCAGGAGCCCCGTCTGCATCAGGCCCAACACGTCAGACACCAAGAATTCTTCCATACCCCAAGATTATTTTCGGATCAGAAAAGACTAAAAAGTGAAGGAAGAGGTGCCAGGGCCGGCCATGCACTCGTCTCCGCCCTTCAAACCTGA
- the TTLL13 gene encoding tubulin polyglutamylase TTLL13 isoform X4 has translation MCGLREAGEDEEWNVYWTDCSVSLERVMDMKRFQKINHFPGMTEICRKDLLARNLKRMQKIYPREYNIFPRTWCLPADYGDFHACGRQRKTRTFICKPDSGCQGRGIFITRNPREIKIGEHMICQQYISKPFLIDGFKFDMRIYVLLTSCDPLRIFMYEEGLARFATMPYVEPNHSNLDEVCMHLTNYAINKHNENFVQDDAVGSKRKLSTLNAWLREHSYDPREMWGDIEDIIIKTIISAHSILRHNYRTCFPQHLSGGTCACFEILGFDILLDHKLKPWLLEVNHSPSFTTDSRLDREVKDALLLDAMILANLRGCDKRKVMEEEKRRVKVRLFHCHQELREARREQTELSQAALLDQECYEDSHLGGYRRIYPGPDTEKYAPFFKHSGSLFQETAASKAREECARQQREEIRLKQKQREVLESKKRKENKEQSQGESAGEKRRPRPRLQGFSTHLAYGNRKREQKLLPGHLDTTQPQEIVEEEELERLNALLRRENLIRSLGIVEQITSIVQASQQSQKKLPEYRPRSHQDGLSSQELPSLSLFPVVLLRGAYREQGPPHFLHVVQPELIPRILGPLPSHPALLPQSGCYLQPRTFNWTRDPANYGPCSLSLKKSGRRCFPMSRFRLNSQGQASRRLEAINRAMAGSVPSSLTPKQGYFLQRERVVSSPWTECTLPSVVNSEHRAAKAQDLPLCPTSASLTQSATALLDIGHHRMPPSSSWKSLAQEPRLHQAQHVRHQEFFHTPRLFSDQKRLKSEGRGARAGHALVSALQT, from the exons ATGTGCGGCCTGAGGGAGGCGGGGGAAGACGAGGAGTGGAACGTGTACTGGACGGACTGCTCCGTGTCCCTGGAACGCGTCATGGACATGAAGAGGTTTCAG AAAATCAACCACTTCCCTGGCATGACGGAAATCTGCCGCAAAGACCTGCTGGCCCGGAACCTGAAGCGCATGCAGAAAATCTACCCCCGGGAGTACAACATCTTCCCCCGCACCTGGTGCCTCCCCGCCGA CTACGGGGACTTCCATGCCTGCGGTCGTCAGCGGAAAACCCGAACGTTTATCTGCAAGCCGGACAGTGGCTGTCAGGGCCGCGGCATCTTCATCACCCGAAACCCCCGGGAGATCAAGATCGGAGAGCATATGATCTGCCAGCAGTACATCTCCAAG CCCTTCCTCATCGACGGCTTCAAGTTCGACATGCGCATCTACGTCCTGCTCACGTCCTGCGACCCGCTGCGGATCTTCATGTACGAGGAGGGCCTGGCCCGCTTCGCCACCATGCCCTACGTGGAGCCCAACCACAGCAACCTG GATGAAGTCTGCATGCACCTGACCAACTACGCCATCAACAAACACAACGAGAACTTTGTCCAGGACGATGCTGTGGGCAGTAAGAG GAAGCTGTCGACGCTCAATGCCTGGTTGCGAGAACACAGCTACGACCCCCGAGAGATGTGGGGGGACATCGAGGACATCATCATCAAAACCATCATCTCGGCCCATTCTATCCTCCGCCACAACTACCGCACCTGCTTCCCCCAACACCTGAGTGGAGGTACTTGTGCCTGTTTTGAGATCCTTGGTTTTGACATCTTGCTGGACCACAAGCTGAAGCCCTGGCTGCTGGAG GTAAACCACTCTCCAAGCTTCACCACGGACTCGCGTCTGGACCGAGAAGTGAAGGACGCCCTCCTCTTAGATGCCATGATCCTTGCCAACCTCCGGGGCTGTGACAAGAGGAAGGTGATGGAGGAAGAGAAGCGGCGAGTCAAAGTGCGGCTTTTCCACTGCCACCAAGAGCTACGGGAGGCCAG GCGAGAACAAACGGAGCTGTCCCAGGCAGCACTGCTGGACCAGGAATGCTACGAGGACTCCCACCTGGGGGGGTACCGCAGGATCTACCCGGGGCCTGACACAGAGAAGTATGCACCCTTCTTTAAGCACAGCGGCTCCCTCTTCCAGGAGACGGCCGCCTCCAAGGCCAGAGAGGAGTGCGCCAG GCAGCAGCGGGAAGAGATCCGCCTTAAGCAGAAGCAGCGGGAGGTCTTAGAGTCCAAGAAGCGGAAGGAAAACAAGGAGCAGAGCCAGGGGGAGTCGGCAGGGGAGAAGAGGCGGCCCAGACCCAGGCTCCAGGGCTTTTCCACCCACTTGGCTTACGGGAACCGGAAACGGGAGCAAAAG CTGCTTCCGGGACACCTGgacaccacgcagcctcaggaaattgtggaagaggaggagctggagcGGCTGAATGCCCTGCTGCGGAGGGAGAATCTCATCCGGAGCCTGGGCATTGTAGAGCAGATCACCAGCATCGTGCAGGCCAGCCAGCAGAGCCAGAAAAAACTGCCTGAGTATCGG CCTAGATCGCACCAGGATGGGCTGAGCAGTCAAGAGCTGCCGTCTCTGAGTCTGTTCCCGGTGGTCCTCCTGAGAGGGGCCTACAGAGAGCAGGGCCCCCCTCACTTCCTGCATGTCGTCCAGCCCGAGCTGATCCCCAGGATCCTAGGGCCACTGCCAAGCcatcctgccctcctgccccagtcCGGGTGCTACCTCCAGCCCAGGACCTTCAACTGGACCAGAGACCCAGCCAACTATGGCCCCTGTTCGTTGTCGCTGAAGAAATCCGGAAGGCGCTGCTTTCCCATGTCCAGATTCAGGCTTAACAGCC aaggccaggccagcagaaggcTAGAAGCCATAAACAGAGCCATGGCCGGATCAGTGCCCTCCTCTTTAACCCCAAAGCAGGGCTATTTTCTGCAACGGGAAAGAGTGGTAAGTAGCCCCTGGACTGAATGCACCTTGCCCTCCGTGGTCAATTCCGAACACAGGGCAGCCAAGGCCCAGGACCTCCCCCTCTGCCCTACCTCCGCATCCCTGACGCAGAGCGCCACTGCACTCCTGGACATCGGCCACCACAG AATGCCACCGAGCTCGAGTTGGAAAAGCCTTGCCCAGGAGCCCCGTCTGCATCAGGCCCAACACGTCAGACACCAAGAATTCTTCCATACCCCAAGATTATTTTCGGATCAGAAAAGACTAAAAAGTGAAGGAAGAGGTGCCAGGGCCGGCCATGCACTCGTCTCCGCCCTTCAAACCTGA